The following are encoded in a window of Arthrobacter sp. NicSoilB4 genomic DNA:
- a CDS encoding acyltransferase, giving the protein MRTIAETADVADAAVIGDGTRIWHLAQIREGATVGSNCNIGRGAYVGPGVVIGSNCKLQNYALVYEPARLADGVFVGPAAVLTNDLHPRAVTPDGTLKDAEDWDAVGVTVGKGASIGARAVCVAPVSIGAWSTVAAGAVVTRDVPDYAMVVGIPARRAGWVGEAGHPLKQDDTGRWLCPATGRRYVEDNGQLAPAAAD; this is encoded by the coding sequence ATGCGAACCATCGCCGAAACCGCAGACGTGGCAGACGCCGCCGTCATTGGAGATGGCACACGAATCTGGCACCTCGCGCAGATCCGCGAGGGCGCCACGGTGGGCAGCAACTGCAACATCGGTCGTGGCGCCTACGTGGGCCCGGGGGTCGTCATCGGTTCGAACTGCAAGCTGCAGAATTACGCGCTGGTCTACGAACCGGCGCGTCTCGCCGACGGAGTCTTCGTCGGGCCCGCGGCAGTACTCACCAACGACCTGCATCCCAGGGCGGTGACACCCGACGGAACGTTGAAGGACGCCGAGGACTGGGACGCTGTGGGCGTGACTGTCGGCAAGGGCGCGTCCATCGGCGCCCGTGCCGTCTGCGTCGCCCCGGTATCCATCGGCGCATGGTCCACGGTGGCCGCCGGAGCGGTTGTCACGCGGGACGTACCGGACTACGCCATGGTTGTCGGCATCCCCGCCCGGCGGGCGGGCTGGGTGGGCGAGGCGGGGCACCCGCTGAAACAGGACGACACCGGCCGTTGGCTGTGTCCCGCCACGGGCCGGCGGTATGTCGAGGACAACGGTCAACTGGCGCCCGCTGCGGCGGACTGA